The Acidobacteriota bacterium genomic interval CGCGGCGAAGTCTCTGAAATGAATATTGACCTGGGAAGTTTCGTCAAAGCGGGTCAGGTCATTGCCCGGATTTCACCCCAGGAGTATGAACTCAAACTCAAACAGGCCGAAGCCGCCCTCCAGCAAGCCTGTGCCAAAATTGGACTTACAGCGCCAAACCCAAACTTTGATATCGAACAGGCGCCGGAAGTAAAACAGGCCAAAGCGTCGCTTGATGAAACCAAACTGAAAATGGAACGCACCCGCAAGTTGATTGAATCGGGCGACGTTTCCCAGGACCGCTGGGACACGGTCGAGATCAACCACCGAACGGCACTTGCCCGCTATGACGCGGCCCGCGACAACATTCGCAACCAGTTGGCAACCATTGATCAACGGAGTGCCGAAGTTCAACTGGCTCGAAAGAATTTGAACGATTCGACCATTACCTCACCTATCTCCGGCACTGTCAGCCAAAAACTCACCTCACGCGGTGAATATATCAGCGAAATGGGCGGCAACCGGTCAATTGCAACCATTGTTCGCTCAAATCCGCTCCGGCTCCAGGCTGGAATTCCCGAAGTTGGCGTTTCATTTGTCAAACCCGGTGTCGGCGTGGATTTTACGGTGGATACTTACCCTGGGCGAACTTTCAAAGCCCAGGTTTCGCGAATTAGCCCGGATTTAAATGCTCAATCCCGATTGTTAATGGTTGAAGCCACGGCTGAAAATAATGAAGACATGCTCAAACCGGGTATGTTTGCCAAGGTGTTTGTCAAAACCACCAATAAAATTCCGGTCGTTTTGGTGCCGGTGGCATCCGTGACCTCAATTGCTGGTCTCAACAAAGTCTTTGTTGTCCAGCAAGATAAGGTCGTTGAACGACAGGTAAAACTGGGGTTGCGTGATGGCGATATGATCGAAATTACCGAAGGCGTGAAAAAAGACGAACCGGTTGCCGTTTCAAACCTCAGCCAGCTTTCAAATGGCGTGGCAGTGGCAACGAAATAATACCATGTAGGGTTCAGGGTTCAGGGAAATACAAATTCTTCAATAATTTAGCCTCTCGAAAAAGCGAAGAGGTAAAATAGTGAAAAATGCTCTTTTCTGTTTAATTGGTGGAGGGAAGGCGCATGAAACTGAAAGATAGTATTGTGGTCATGACCGGGGCTTCGAGTGGGATTGGGGCGGCGGCGGCTCGTGAACTGGCTCGACAGGGTGCCGTGGTGGTCCTGGCTGCTCGGCGGGTGGATGATCTGACCCGGCTGGCTGATGAGATTGTACGCGAAGGCGGGCGGGCGCTGGCAATTCCGACTGACATCAGCCGCTATGCTGATATTCAGACGCTCTTTGAAAAAACCCTGGCGGCCTATGGCCGGGTTGATATTTTGATCAATAACGCTGGAATCGGTGGTGGAAAACCTCTGGCGGATATGTCGGATGTCGCGCTCGAAAATACCGTCGCCGTCAACCTGCTGGGCCCCGCACGCTGCGCCCGGGCGGCAATTCCTCAAATGCGACGCCAGGGAACCGGCCTGATCATCAATGTTGGCTCTGTGGCTGGGGAAGTCGCCACGCTGGGAATCTATTCGGCCACCAAGTTTGGATTGCGCGGGTTTAACGATGCCCTCCGGCGCGAACTCTGGCAGGACAACATTGATGTGGTGCTCATTGCTCCCGGTTTTATCCAAACCCCGATGACCAGCGGATTAAAAATCCCCATGCCAGGGCCTGAAGCCGTTGTGAATGCCATTCTCAGTGCCATTCGTCGGCCACGACGAAAAATTGTAGTGCCGTGGGTCTATCGCCTGTTGATGTATTTTGGAAAACTAGCTCCCTGGCTGGTGGACCGAATCATTGGCAGCGACCAGGGCCGCCAAGCCTATACGGAACGTTCTTAGGGTTCGGGGTTCAGGGTTCAGGGTTTGGGGTATCGGGAAAAATGATTTGAAAATGGCAAAAAATCACCTGATACCATTTTCAGAGGAGATAAGTTTTCCCCGAACCCCGAACCCCGAACCCCGAACTCTGAACCCCGAACCCCGAACCCTTAGCCATGAATCTCAATTGAACGAAAGCATTCGAGTTCTATGCAAAAACTTGCTGAAATTTGTATTCGTCGTCCGGTCTTTGCAACCATGCTGGTCACGTCATTATTTGTGATTGGGGCCTTTGCCTACTTTCGGCTCGGTGTGGATTTATTCCCCAAAGTTGATTTGCCGACGGTGACCATTACCACCCGGCTTGATGGGGCTTCACCTGAAGAAGTTGAATCCCAAATCAGCAAGAAAGTCGAAGAAGCCGTCAACACCATCAGCGGTATTGATGAATTGCGGTCAGTTTCAGCCGAAGGGGTATCTCAGGTGTTTGTCACGTTTGCGCTGGAACGCGACGTGGATGAAGCCGCTCAGGATGTCCGTGACCGGGTCGGGCGAATCGTCGGCGACCTGCCGACTGATGTGGACCCGCCCGTGATTGAAAAACTCGATCCT includes:
- a CDS encoding efflux RND transporter periplasmic adaptor subunit; translation: MTRIVKLSSLFLLLIALASAGCSRKNTNAEAAPGNNGAPATPAGPVEIRTATAIERLIERNIETVGQLVADDEVTVSSQVRGEVSEMNIDLGSFVKAGQVIARISPQEYELKLKQAEAALQQACAKIGLTAPNPNFDIEQAPEVKQAKASLDETKLKMERTRKLIESGDVSQDRWDTVEINHRTALARYDAARDNIRNQLATIDQRSAEVQLARKNLNDSTITSPISGTVSQKLTSRGEYISEMGGNRSIATIVRSNPLRLQAGIPEVGVSFVKPGVGVDFTVDTYPGRTFKAQVSRISPDLNAQSRLLMVEATAENNEDMLKPGMFAKVFVKTTNKIPVVLVPVASVTSIAGLNKVFVVQQDKVVERQVKLGLRDGDMIEITEGVKKDEPVAVSNLSQLSNGVAVATK
- a CDS encoding SDR family NAD(P)-dependent oxidoreductase gives rise to the protein MKLKDSIVVMTGASSGIGAAAARELARQGAVVVLAARRVDDLTRLADEIVREGGRALAIPTDISRYADIQTLFEKTLAAYGRVDILINNAGIGGGKPLADMSDVALENTVAVNLLGPARCARAAIPQMRRQGTGLIINVGSVAGEVATLGIYSATKFGLRGFNDALRRELWQDNIDVVLIAPGFIQTPMTSGLKIPMPGPEAVVNAILSAIRRPRRKIVVPWVYRLLMYFGKLAPWLVDRIIGSDQGRQAYTERS